The Pseudomonas bijieensis DNA window GACGCTTCACTGGGCTCAATGCCGCCAGTTCATCGCTGATCACGTTCAACTGGAAGTTGCAGCCTTCGCCTTCAACTTCCACCTGCGTACCAGGCAGCTTTCCTTCAAGGAAGCTCTTCACTTCTACAGCCTGCATGCTCAACCTCAATCGGCGCCCTGTGCGCGCGGGTCGCACATCATACAAAAAAGCCCCGCGCCTGCGAACCCCGCGAAGCAGGACTCTGACGGGGGGACTTTTCCAACGATGTGGGTCAGGGGTGCGCCAACAACTCGGTCAATTCGCTGACCTGGGCTATTTCGCGCATGTCTTCGGGCATC harbors:
- a CDS encoding BolA family protein is translated as MQAVEVKSFLEGKLPGTQVEVEGEGCNFQLNVISDELAALSPVKRQQSIYAHLNPWIADGSIHAVTMKFFSSAAWAERT